From Chroogloeocystis siderophila 5.2 s.c.1, one genomic window encodes:
- a CDS encoding single-stranded DNA-binding protein: MSLNVVTLVGRVGSEPDIKYFESGSVKCRLTLAVKRQSRNSDEPDWFTLELWGKTAEVAGNYVHKGSLIGVKGALKFDTWSDRNTGATRTSPIILVDKLDLLGSKQDSNANFSSGDDNF; this comes from the coding sequence ATGAGTCTGAATGTTGTAACCTTAGTAGGTCGTGTTGGTAGCGAACCAGATATTAAGTATTTTGAATCTGGAAGCGTCAAGTGTCGGTTAACGTTGGCGGTAAAACGGCAGTCACGTAATAGCGATGAACCTGATTGGTTTACGCTGGAATTATGGGGGAAAACCGCAGAGGTCGCGGGTAATTATGTCCACAAAGGCAGTTTAATTGGCGTTAAAGGCGCTTTAAAGTTTGACACCTGGAGTGATCGCAACACAGGCGCAACGCGTACATCACCGATTATTCTTGTGGACAAACTAGACCTTTTAGGTTCTAAACAAGATAGCAACGCTAATTTTTCTAGCGGTGACGACAACTTTTAG
- a CDS encoding SIMPL domain-containing protein, with amino-acid sequence MNVSSVAESRQHKYFSNLMNPLRGIFVTTSVLCLAFTPPVMSQQPQVSIAMRTITVSGRGMESIPTTLSQVRLGVEVQGKTAAEVQQEAARRSSDVVALLKSRNVEKLETTGITLNPIYSYTDNTQRLTGYSATNIVSFRMATERTGNLLDEAVKAGATRIDSVSFIATDSAIAQAQQQALREATQDAQQQANTVLSVLNLSPSEVVSIQINNAGTTPPPPIPLARQAAMADSVAATPIVGGEQQVEATVTLQIRY; translated from the coding sequence ATGAATGTCTCTTCTGTAGCTGAAAGTCGCCAACATAAATATTTCTCCAATTTGATGAATCCGTTACGCGGAATATTTGTAACTACTAGTGTATTATGTTTAGCATTCACCCCTCCTGTTATGTCACAACAACCGCAAGTTTCAATTGCTATGCGTACTATTACTGTAAGCGGTCGTGGGATGGAATCAATTCCTACTACGTTGTCGCAAGTGCGCTTAGGTGTTGAAGTACAGGGGAAAACTGCGGCTGAAGTTCAACAAGAAGCCGCCCGACGCTCATCAGATGTTGTTGCTTTGCTCAAGTCACGTAATGTAGAAAAACTCGAAACTACTGGTATTACTCTTAACCCAATTTATAGCTACACTGATAATACACAGCGATTAACAGGATATTCAGCAACAAATATTGTCAGTTTTCGGATGGCGACGGAAAGAACGGGAAATTTATTAGATGAAGCGGTAAAAGCAGGCGCAACCCGCATTGATAGTGTGAGTTTTATTGCGACAGATAGCGCGATCGCCCAAGCTCAACAGCAAGCTTTACGCGAAGCGACACAAGATGCGCAACAACAAGCGAATACCGTATTAAGCGTCTTGAATCTCTCCCCTAGTGAAGTCGTCAGCATTCAAATTAATAATGCTGGTACGACCCCGCCACCGCCTATTCCTTTAGCGCGTCAAGCTGCTATGGCTGATAGTGTTGCAGCTACTCCTATCGTCGGTGGCGAACAGCAAGTTGAAGCAACGGTAACGTTGCAAATTCGGTACTGA
- the ldpA gene encoding circadian clock protein LdpA, translating into MTDLYKPLCSLNKGHWFKLICGASFQHLPAVRNLTLAYTLAGVDCIDVAADPAVIAAAQEALAVADSLASDAQQRGFAYQSRPWLMVSLNDGEDPHFRKAEFNPEVCPVACPRPCEKICPAQAIVFDRDRNTFSGVVQDLCYGCGRCLPICPSDLIYTRAYVSTPGAIAPLALSRVDALEIHTQIGRITEFKRLWQAIKPWLNRLKLIAISCPDGDGMIEYLWNLYNIIAPLPCPLIWQTDGRPMSGDIGDGTTLAAIKLGQKVLAAGLPGYVQLAGGTNDYTVAKLKEIGLIKGSGVRGQRSGKDNNNISLKPNYHSLATNHLHISGIAYGSYARVLLSPILEQLEQKPMNQSTVVPSLRLEDNRELLWQAVKLANSLVSQLKSV; encoded by the coding sequence GTGACTGACTTGTACAAACCTTTATGCTCCTTGAATAAAGGTCACTGGTTTAAGTTGATCTGCGGAGCTAGCTTTCAACATCTACCTGCGGTTAGAAATTTAACATTAGCTTACACGTTAGCTGGCGTTGACTGTATTGACGTGGCAGCCGATCCTGCCGTCATTGCAGCAGCGCAAGAAGCACTAGCAGTTGCGGACTCGCTAGCTAGTGATGCTCAGCAGCGAGGTTTTGCTTACCAAAGTCGCCCGTGGTTAATGGTGAGCTTAAATGATGGAGAAGACCCACATTTTCGTAAAGCAGAATTTAATCCAGAGGTGTGTCCAGTAGCGTGTCCTCGACCGTGTGAGAAAATTTGCCCCGCGCAAGCCATTGTGTTTGACCGCGATCGCAACACCTTTTCTGGCGTGGTACAGGATCTGTGTTATGGCTGCGGTCGTTGTTTGCCTATATGTCCTAGCGATCTAATTTACACGCGCGCCTATGTTTCTACACCAGGTGCGATCGCCCCGTTAGCTTTATCCAGAGTTGATGCACTTGAAATTCACACGCAAATAGGACGAATCACTGAATTTAAACGACTATGGCAAGCAATCAAACCGTGGCTTAACAGGTTAAAGTTAATAGCAATTAGCTGTCCTGACGGAGACGGCATGATTGAATATTTGTGGAACTTGTACAACATCATTGCACCGCTACCTTGTCCGTTGATTTGGCAAACCGACGGACGACCAATGAGCGGTGATATCGGTGATGGCACCACATTGGCTGCAATCAAGTTAGGGCAAAAGGTACTCGCAGCCGGATTACCAGGATACGTACAGTTAGCTGGAGGAACGAATGATTACACCGTTGCGAAGTTGAAAGAGATCGGACTTATCAAAGGGTCAGGAGTCAGAGGTCAGAGGTCAGGGAAGGACAACAACAATATTTCCCTAAAACCTAACTACCATTCACTAGCCACTAACCATTTGCATATTTCTGGTATTGCTTACGGTAGTTACGCTCGCGTTTTACTTTCACCTATTTTAGAGCAACTAGAACAAAAGCCTATGAATCAATCTACTGTGGTGCCATCGCTTCGTTTAGAAGATAACCGAGAATTACTTTGGCAGGCTGTTAAGCTAGCAAATTCTTTGGTTTCTCAGCTAAAGTCAGTGTAA